The following proteins come from a genomic window of Nitrospinota bacterium:
- a CDS encoding SPOR domain-containing protein produces the protein MAAKKNDDQDQNPDKLNFSKTQLTVIIGSIAAIVVLALAVGFLTKKNDAQVEEQAAVEAPPAEQATEMPLPDGAKKEELSKLEGTLPKQVPLTPEEELKQKAEHKAEKKPEAAPQPVPAAPVPAAQPKAAAPAPAPGAIVEKTAPKPSPAIEEKSAEPKKEKKAKREKPKKKRVHAIHRKTPEPLKKQLDVKKVNAAPKAEPRKEPKETGEAPVQDTKAGKLENKPGPSSFRTRLPDTLRPMTVAVEPSPDAKPDAIEPGAAAPVTAEAPAKPAPAAAPEAAEPKFALLAETVASEADAKSRVAALKKSGYQAYYLKTVTTKNTWYRVMAGAYATQEEADAAAAEFGRKEHAKAKVLPYEKP, from the coding sequence TTGGCTTTGGCGGTTGGATTTCTGACGAAAAAGAACGACGCCCAGGTGGAGGAGCAGGCGGCGGTGGAAGCCCCGCCCGCCGAACAGGCGACGGAGATGCCGCTCCCCGATGGGGCCAAGAAGGAAGAATTAAGCAAGCTGGAAGGAACCCTGCCGAAGCAGGTGCCGTTGACCCCCGAAGAAGAGCTGAAGCAGAAAGCCGAACATAAGGCTGAAAAGAAACCTGAAGCCGCTCCACAACCGGTTCCCGCGGCGCCGGTCCCCGCCGCGCAGCCCAAGGCCGCCGCGCCGGCTCCCGCCCCCGGCGCCATCGTTGAAAAGACCGCTCCAAAGCCGTCTCCCGCGATAGAAGAAAAAAGCGCCGAGCCGAAAAAAGAGAAAAAAGCCAAGCGCGAAAAGCCGAAGAAAAAGAGGGTGCATGCCATTCACCGCAAAACGCCGGAGCCGCTTAAGAAGCAACTGGACGTTAAGAAGGTAAATGCCGCCCCCAAGGCCGAGCCGCGCAAAGAACCCAAGGAAACCGGCGAAGCGCCGGTTCAGGATACCAAGGCCGGAAAACTGGAAAACAAGCCGGGGCCATCGTCATTCAGAACCAGGTTACCCGATACTTTGCGGCCCATGACCGTTGCGGTTGAACCCTCTCCCGACGCAAAGCCCGATGCCATTGAGCCTGGCGCCGCCGCCCCGGTGACGGCCGAAGCCCCCGCGAAACCGGCCCCCGCCGCCGCCCCGGAAGCGGCCGAGCCGAAGTTCGCCCTTTTGGCTGAAACGGTGGCGAGCGAGGCCGACGCGAAGAGCCGCGTTGCCGCCCTCAAAAAGAGCGGCTATCAGGCCTATTACCTGAAAACGGTGACAACCAAAAACACCTGGTACCGGGTGATGGCGGGCGCCTACGCCACGCAGGAAGAGGCGGATGCCGCCGCCGCCGAATTCGGCCGGAAAGAACACGCCAAGGCCAAAGTCCTTCCGTACGAAAAGCCTTAA